In a genomic window of Microcebus murinus isolate Inina unplaced genomic scaffold, M.murinus_Inina_mat1.0 scaf003_hap2_Mmur4.0, whole genome shotgun sequence:
- the ZNF275 gene encoding zinc finger protein 275: MMSHPCVSLLASPAPQGLALPQDGAPGNQVLAVPLETPQAQDLMTFDDVACYLTKKEWLRLDPEQRALAYYGNMTSMGAPVLNPALVSHLPQGQVLLVSDPSIHMDPAKCSESTPVTQHQMMGEDTQSQEMASANSPMAGDPSPEVKQNEDSERKGGSPQNMPIEHHFACKECGDAFRLKVLLVQHQRVHSEKKGWECGDCRRVFRGVSEFNEHRKSHVAPEPRPGPSRALEDAGEKREQMEREAKPFECEECGKRFKKNAGLSQHLRVHSREKPFVCEECGRSFKVNTHLFRHQKLHTAEKPFACKVCGRNFLDRQELLKHQRMHTGHLPFDCDDCGKSFRGINGLAEHQRIHSGAKPYGCLHCGKLFRRSSELTKHRRIHTGEKPYECGQCGKAFRQSSSLLEHARIHSGERPYACSECGKAFRGPSDLIKHRRIHSGLKPYACDKCGKAFRRSSGLSRHRRIHSWARRCECGECGRVFKRRSVLQKHQPTHHE; the protein is encoded by the exons ATGATGAGCCATCCCTGTGTGTCTCTTTTGG CTTCACCTGCTCCCCAGGGTCTTGCCCTTCCCCAGGACGGAGCCCCAGGAAACCAGGTCCTGGCAGTCCCTCTAGAGACGCCGCAGGCCCAG GATTTGATGACATTTGATGATGTGGCATGCTACCTCACCAAAAAGGAGTGGCTGAGGCTGGACCCTGAGCAGAGGGCACTGGCATATTATGGGAACATGACCTCCATGG GAGCTCCTGTTTTAAATCCCGCCTTGGTCTCTCACCTGCCGCAAGGACAAGTGCTGTTGGTATCAGACCCATCCATCCACATGGACCCAGCTAAGTGCTCTG AAAGCACCCCGGTGACCCAGCACCAGATGATGGGGGAAGACACCCAGTCACAGGAGATGGCCTCCGCAAACTCCCCAATGGCCGGTGACCCCAGCCCTGAGGTCAAACAGAATGAGGATtctgagaggaagggagggagcccACAGAATATGCCTATAGAACATCATTTTGCATGTAAAGAGTGTGGGGACGCCTTTCGGCTTAAAGTCCTCCTCGTTCAGCACCAGAGGGTCCACAGCGAGAAAAAGGGCTGGGAATGCGGTGATTGCAGGAGGGTCTTCAGGGGGGTGTCGGAGTTTAATGAGCACAGGAAAAGCCATGTGGCCCCAGAGCCCCGGCCTGGTCCCAGTCGGGCCCTGGAAGATGCGGGGGAGAAGAGGGAGCAAATGGAGCGGGAGGCGAAGCCCTTCGAATGCGAGGAGTGCGGGAAGCGGTTTAAGAAGAATGCGGGCCTTAGTCAGCACCTGAGGGTGCATAGCCGAGAGAAGCCCTTCGTCTGTGAGGAGTGTGGGCGGTCCTTCAAAGTCAACACCCACCTCTTCCGACACCAGAAGCTTCACACTGCGGAAAAGCCTTTTGCCTGCAAGGTGTGTGGCAGGAATTTCCTGGATCGCCAGGAACTGCTCAAGCACCAGCGGATGCACACCGGTCACCTGCCCTTTGACTGTGACGACTGCGGCAAGTCCTTCCGAGGGATCAACGGGCTGGCCGAGCATCAGCGCATCCACAGCGGGGCCAAGCCGTATGGCTGTCTGCACTGCGGCAAGCTGTTCCGGCGGAGCTCGGAGCTCACCAAGCACCGGCGAATCCACACGGGTGAGAAGCCATATGAGTGCGGCCAGTGTGGCAAGGCGTTCCGCCAGAGCTCCAGTCTGCTGGAGCACGCGCGCATCCACAGCGGCGAGCGGCCCTACGCGTGCAGCGAGTGTGGCAAGGCCTTCCGTGGGCCCTCCGACCTGATCAAGCACCGGCGCATCCACAGCGGACTGAAGCCCTACGCATGCGACAAGTGTGGGAAGGCCTTCCGCAGGAGCTCAGGCCTGAGCCGCCACCGGCGCATCCATAGCTGGGCCAGGCGCTGTGAGTGCGGAGAGTGTGGCCGTGTCTTCAAGAGGCGCTCAGTGCTGCAGAAGCACCAGCCAACCCACCACGAGTAG